In one Rutidosis leptorrhynchoides isolate AG116_Rl617_1_P2 chromosome 8, CSIRO_AGI_Rlap_v1, whole genome shotgun sequence genomic region, the following are encoded:
- the LOC139863438 gene encoding uncharacterized protein, with translation MREPTREDMERLYEVHEEKHDFPGMLGSIDCMHWVWRKCLIAWQGQFKRGDHSHLTIMLEAVASYDNWIWHAYFGVAGSNNDINVLNTSPLFESMLNDNFPDIPYVINGVEYKRGYYLADGIYPQWASFVKAYLSAADPKSKYFSRKQFKARKDVERTFSILKGRWHILQQPARAYSLKAIQRIMYACIIMHNMIVEDNGFNISENNWVYEPVQNMQTTWYDICEEYNARTKELHDRGGA, from the coding sequence ATGCGCGAGCCTACTCGTGAGGACATGGAACGTTTATACGAGGTTCATGAGGAAAAGCATGACTTTCCCGGCATGCTAGGTAGtatagattgtatgcattgggtTTGGAGAAAATGTCTGATTGCATGGCAAGGCCAATTTAAGCGAGGAGATCATAGTCATCTAACTATTATGCTTGAAGCCGTTGCCTCGTATGATAATTGGATATGGCATGCTTATTTTGGGGTTGCTGGGTCAAACAATGACATAAATGTGTTAAATACCAGTCCTTTGTTCGAATCGATGCTTAATGATAATTTCCCAGACATCCCTTATGTTATTAATGGTGTGGAGTACAAAAGGGGTTATTATTTAGCGGATGGGATTTACCCTCAATGGGCATCGTTTGTTAAAGCGTATTTGAGTGCAGCTGATCCCAAGAGTAAATACTTTTCACGCAAACAATTTAAGGCAAGAAAGGATGTTGAGAGGACTTTTAGTATTTTAAAAGGACGTTGGCATATACTACAACAACCTGCAAGGGCTTATTCGTTGAAGGCTATTCAAAGAATTATGTATGCGTGTATCATAATGCATAACATGATAGTTGAAGATAACGGGTTCAACATTTCTGAGAATAATTGGGTGTATGAACCGGTTCAGAACATGCAAACTACTTGGTACGATATATGTGAGGAGTATAATGCCAGGACGAAGGAATTACACGATCGGGGAGGTGCATGA